In the genome of Arachis hypogaea cultivar Tifrunner chromosome 9, arahy.Tifrunner.gnm2.J5K5, whole genome shotgun sequence, the window taatacttttttttttctttaaagacTAATTAGTCTAAAATCAAAATCCTCAAACGATCTAATTGTCACTTTTACTCCCTCTGAATACAAATTTTGGGGGGTTCTCATTTGGTCAGAAATTCTTAGGATAATCATTTAGCTGTCAATCAGGCACAACGTATAACCAGTAATAGCTTCTGCCATCTGGTATTTGAACTGTGATCTTAAAAAAAGCCAGAATCGATGAGATAAAAGGAGGTAAATCATATACGAACTTTGATAAACATCACCACTTCATCTGTTATAACATGTGCCTATTAAAATGAAACAATCTTTCCATTCATATGATACTGTAAAAGCATTTCTGTTGCAGTGTTACATATCGCTAATGTAATTTTCTATTCGTTGTCTGTAAAGATCAACAGCCGATCGATCTACTGGAAGGTTTAATTATTGCTGTCGTCGGAAGAACGACGACTATCATCGGAATGGCTTCCTTCAGCCCTCCCATCATTGGGAGACTTACCCTGCGCCTTCCTCTCATTCCACCTTGCCCAAACCCAACTTGAAATGAATAATGCTCCTAATGCATAAACCTGTAATCAAATAAAGCATTCTCAGGAGAAAATGCCCATGGAAGAGGTGAGTAACATATTAagagaacatcagaataaatttGAATATAAGCTCGTTACTCAAACCCCAAAAGGCATATTAATGCTTAAATGAATATTCAACCTTATGAAAGGAAGGAGGAAGTACAAGGAAAGCATATGAAAACAGTAAGAACAAATACAGCAGAACTATACAGGGAAGATACATTGCAATCAGGGAAAAGGATGCCCACTTGCTTGATTGATTCCAATTACAGAggacaaaaaagaagaaacaccTTGATGGTTTGTATAGATTTTCCATTCAGACTCTATTAATATCATCAAGCTGTCCACTTAATAAAACTGATTCACCTACCACAGTGGAGAgggggaaaaaatgaaaaatcaaagtgAAATATTTTAATGTCATCAACCTCTTCCCATTTTCCCATAAATAGACTCTTTCCCTTCCCTTAACTACTCATAGCCTGCCTGCTAGCCTTGTTCTTAACATCGGCATGTACACAATTGTAAAGGCAGATATGCAGTTGTAGGCAACCATGCTAGGAATGAAAATAGATTCCAATAGCATGAATGATATCTGATTAATTGAACTATAAACCCCTCTTAATTTAATTAATCTAATTGAAACCCCTCTCATGTGACACAAGCTGGAACTTTGAAAATGGAAACCTTCAAAGTGATCCGATAGCAATCTTTGCCATTATCTCCTAATTTGTTGATAATACACCTCATGTCATCGTTCTTGACAGAGATACATGTGTGGCGGCAGGTGAGCATTCTAGGACAGAAATTTTGGCAAGAGTATGGACCACCAAGGAGAACAAAAACTACACAGACAGAGCAGACAAATGCTCAGCTGCCACTGCTGCAGCCACAGTAAAGAGGTAGCACTTTCCAGAAAAGTAGGTACTATTAACAATTCTGACTTCCTATTACCTATTAAGGATTAGAGAAAGACCAAAAGGGTGGTCATTCATAGTTAGATCTAGCTTTCATAATACAAACTAAGACCTTTCACATTACACAACATGGGGaattcaaattataattattgaataatcaaTACTACTTCCTAAACACAATTTACTAGTTATTACTAACCCAAAGGCATTAAAATTCTCTGGATCTTGCAAATAAGACACTATGAATCTTAACCAACTCATATATAATACTACCCCCATCAATTGAAGCTGCAAAAGTAACTTAGAGAATATCCCCAGTCCCCACtactagtttttgtttcagttttatAAGCTTATGGATGTTGTATTATGTGTGCGTGGTTTATGAATCATAAAGCTGATGAAAAAAATTCAGAAAGATTCATGAATCATTCTTCAAAGCTTATGTTATGTGACACAACACAGCAGAATAGACCAAAACATTTTTtggttttaaagaaaaaaaaaaatgatgaaaaatatTTAGCAATAAACACATGTAGGGCGCATATGAAAGCCCCAAATAAACCTTTTAAACCATCAAAATAATCATAGTTGTGTTATGTAGAGCGAATATATTCATCATCCAAAACATAATGTAATCATTGTCAAACAGTGACAGTCCATATCTTCACCAACTCcctcatcaaaaaaaaaaaaaaaaatcgcgaTAGCAATACaaagcattgatttttttttctttaaataataataacaataataataataataataacctttAGCGTGATAGATTCAAGTCACACAAGGAGAAGCAATTCCAAGTTGCTTATTCATTAAAACAAATCACAcagaaattgaaaaagaaaaacgaGAGAGAAAGAAATAATGGAATTACCTGCCAGAGGAGAAAAGGATTGGAAGTCTTGACGGTAGATTCTTCAACCTCAGCCTCAAGGTGTGGAAGAGCAACCACCTCCGATTTGGGGAACCGTACGAACCCTGGCTTGGTGTTGTTGGAAGACTTGTTCTCCTCCTTGGCTCCATCGCCAGCGGCGTCGGCGTTAGGAGTGTCCGCGTTCTTTGGCTTAGGCGGTGGTAGGTTGAGGAAGGGAAGTTGAAGGTTGAACTTGGGTAAGAAAGCGAAGAGGTTGGGAAAGTGTGGTAgctgtggtggtggttgttgcgGCGGTTGTTGTGTGTTGTCTTGAGCGACGACAATTTCGGTGGTCGTTTTGGTCATTGTTCAAACTTTTCAAACGACGGAGATTCCACTGcagaaattaaaaaacaaaatgtaTTTAATAATTTGATGTGTTGCTTGGTTGTTGCtcctacttctttctttctttgagtTTCAGTGTATATATATGGGAAGTAGGGGTTTCCTTTACTTGCCAAGTTTActaaaccctctctctctctgtctctctgtctctctcgAAGGTTATAGGATTAGGATTGGGACACTATCAACACAAGGAGTGAGAAAAAAacttttttgtcttttattttagttgatgAGTTCCTATAGTATacgtattatgtattttttttaattcgttTTTTGAATTAAGTGTGATATCAAATAATTtcataaaagaaaaagcaaatagaTTTTATTTGTACCAATTTCGGTACCTTGCTATTTATTCTGTATAGTGTaatttatcattttaatattttatttataaaaattcaaaatattaataaatttatttataaataaataaaattacttttatatttATCAAAGATGAGAAATTATTATGTATActcataataatttaaaatattaataaatctacacaggaataaaattaatgtttaaaaatttttagcccATAAAATTTATTGTTAGAAGTAATAATTTACTCTTTTTATACATGTATTCTTTTCCATGATTGAATTGAACCAACATCACTACAATTTATTTAGGACttaattgttgattttttttcccttttgtatATATGAAAGGAGTAACTTGGGAGGTTAATTAGTTGTTATCAGCTTTAGGGAATGGTCTCAACTCTCAAAAGTTAAAATGGAAAAATATGAACCAAATTAATATTAGATAAAATATATCAATGATATTATCAAGGTTGTGAAAACCagaccggtcaataaaccggtgaaGTTACCGGTTCAATAGTTTATTCGTTCGATCAGAGTTTAACCGGAGttcaaccgatttaattaaatattaaatataattattaaaaaatctaaaaataattttaaatatataaattcaataatttctaacttaataaaatttaaaatttcacataataaattatctatAACTTAATATTAGAGATTCACAgacaacttcaaacatcaaagtttataactaaacaacTTCATAGATCTTTAAGGAAGAGAAATATAGTGatactaaaaatttgaaaagtgCCACGTTCAACTCTTAAGTAGCAAGTTTAAAAACAGAGCAATTTCTAGAATTTTGGACAGCAAGTAGCAGCAAAATATAAGCACATGAATCCAAAAATTGCAATTAACATGAGAAAAGCATGGATTGCACGTACAGAGGCAGCATCAAACTTAATTTCACAAGTACAGTTCAGCAGGGCAGCAGGTAGAATCAGGTCACATGAAATAGAAACAGCACAGCAATGATCACACCAACATCATTCAGCAAACAAGCAGTATTAAGCCATGTTGGATAATCAAGAACagagcaattatcaggcctagaatcctctaaccacaacctagctacctaacagcatatatatctatctatcctaacaaACAGAATTAATCAGCAATCTAACTAAAATTAACAatagaattaataaaagaaagtaaagaaacagagcaGGAAGCAGGGATGAGGCAGGGAACCTGGAATGTAGCAGAGACAGACTGGAAAATGGAAAGGGGAAGAAGAGCAGAAGTAGTGCCTCCCAGAGTTGGTGGTAGCCGGCTGAGCTCGCGGCGGCGCAGTGAGTGGCGCGAGCGGCGGAACGATGCAGGGCAGAGAGATTCAGCTTCTCTCTGTGGCAGTGACGAGAGCTGAGTGGAGGGGGCAGAAGCAAATCAAAATCGCAAACACAtaaattagaaaatcaaaaaccatgaacaaataaataattcTTTAAAATCATGAGGCAGCAAACAAGCAAATCAAAATCGCAAACAAATAAATCAGAAAATCAAGCACATGAAATCAAAAGGCAGAAAAGAGGAAATCATGAATCCAAATAACAAATCATGAACAAATAACAGGAGGAGGAGGCGACAAAGAAACAGGAGGCGAGGTAGAAGGCGCAAACGAATAAGAATAGAGTATTACCAGTGGCGAGTAACGGCGAGTCGGCGACGAAGGAATAGGCAAGCTCGGCGATGACGAAGGAGGAGGCGAGCTCGGCGACGACCAATGAGGAGGGGAGCTCGGTGACGACGAAACAGGAGGCGCGCTCGGCGAGAAAACAGGACGCCGTAGTGGTTGCAGTGGTCAACGCCGTCGCTGCTGTGGCTGTGGGATGCGGTGGCGATGGCGGTGGGATGCGGTGGCGATGGTGATGGCTATGCGACTGCGAAGAGGGGCTGCTCGATTGTGGCCCATGGGTGATTTCTCTTCTGCCTTTTGGAGTTCTGGGTGAGAGTGTGAGAGTGAGACTGAGATTAGAGCTTCGTTGCGTTtagcctttctttttttttaaccttCAAAATGATGTCGTTTAGCACTTTAAGTTTCAAACCAAAAATCGCTAAAAAATCGGACGGTTCTCCCGGTTTACCGGTTAACTGCCGGTTCGATCGGTTTTCTCACCGGTTTTTTGCTAGGCGATTTCTGACCTTACCCGGACCGACTAGGTGACCGATTTTCGATTAATCCGGTTGAACCGGTCggtccggttcgattttcagaaccataGATATTATACATTTAGGTTTTTTTTAACAACCATATCTAATTAAATTGgtttaaattcaacaaaaaatcaattttattattagtCCATGTATACACGCTACCTTTTCATATTccgcgcttcttcttctcctctttttttcgcgttttttttttcttttatgttgctttttctttatatatttctCTAGTATGGTTGTTcttttattatgttgttattattgtatttttttcttttttcttctttttttggtaatttttttgtagtattatgtatgttttctttttttgtttaatttttttgtttttatttttgttacgagggtaaaacaaaaaaaaagataatgatATTAACgaaaaaggaaaggaagagatttgaattatgcaaaattttttagaaaataatatcGAAATTTTTTTACTGTGACACAGAAATTTTGAGTTACACTTATTGGATTAAATTTTTGCCATAaacaaaaatagcattgaaatttcataatttttaacattaaaaattttattataaaacacatAAATCTCTTCTTTAATGTTGCATTTTGTttgcttcttattcttctttatttcttttttttcttttgctcttacatcttttttatttcggtgttattttttaataaattttgtataattaaaaattttttctctttctctttcttattttttgctgctatttcttttttatttttatctttttttttctttatctttttcttcttattattttttcttcttattcttctttctttctttcttttttctttttttctttattttttttgctcTTACATTTTTTTAgaagtattatttttaatattagactTGAATGAACATGTATTGCAATCTTATTTATTGAATGAATGTAAATTCATACTTGTTGGATTGAATTCTtgctagaaataaaaataatatcgaaATTTGCTTAAAGTGATATTGAAATTTTAATGTCGAAATTAAAATATCTAtgtgttattgttatttttttgataaatttttttataattcaaaattctttattttttatttttttatttttttaaattttttttattttatttttttataattttttttattttatttgatgataatggaggaggaggaaaaagaaaaacctgAAGAAATTcagatgaaaagaagaaaaagaaaaaaagaaggatgcacaaatttaaaaaatatttatatcacTTGGTTAgatttaattgaataaattacCTTGGatgtagaatatttttttaaatatattggtATGACTAAACAGTAATAAATTGGTTGCTAGGGTTGTCAGCAGTTGAGCATGATATATATCCCTTGATTTCAAAGATTTTGACCTGACTTAATACAGCTAGCAGCCGTTGGGATTACCGAATATgcctaattattttatttattttttataaatatgatgTGAAAAATATAAATCCTTTTGGGTtcctaaattatttattatatgtttgacaaaagtttcttgaccttgtattttttttaatgaaaattcttAATACTATTAAAAACTCagattttgaaacattcaaataATTTAAGATAGAGAATTTGAATGATATACAGAGTTTTTGGATTAAATTAtatcacaaaaattttaaaaagataaaatataattttgagttatgttacgtgtacaccaaaatcagctatCAAAATCAGTTATCGGTATAAAATATATgctagaatataaatacacattgaaaataaattaaaccacacatatatttatatacatatatattggtggctgattttagtggctaattttagtgtacaaataatatttttgtataattttagtctCTCAAATTTAGATTAAATCTTGATTTCATTATTAAAGTGTCGTTCTTTTATctcaaataatttatttgttatattttaattctacaatcaaaattaaaattttttcttttaaaactaaAAGTATCTTTTTATTTCCtccatttttatctttttttattattttattatttttactctcAAATCACTATAATAATTATTATGCTCCTtacaattataatttttattactatctaaaaaaattatttaatagagaaaaagaatatttttaaaataaaaaattttattttgactaaaaaataaaataaaataaaataaaatatttaaaatataaataaatattttaaacataaagagtgaaattaaaatttagtctaaatattagagactaaaataatattttatctattttaaaaataagtagTAAAATTATAATATCATGTGATCATCTTAATTGAAGTGCTTTTAGTTAATAATCTATTAGTATTAAGATTTAAGAGTTTGAAGAAGTTGAAGGACAGGAGGAGGAGATAGGCTTTAACTTATGTAATCATACTACTACTAGattgtcaataataataataaataaatagctaAAATATTTTCTGTTCTGAGAGTCACTTGAAATGTTGATTTGGACCTGAATGTGAGGTCTAGATTTTTTTGAGTGGTAGTATCCGACTTTTTTGGTGCCGAGGTGTCGCCTGTCCAAGTTTCTCGTGAGAAGGTTgaggggtggtacctacaagaagtttcgatgcttaagttagcaagggttttaggcaggtttttagtagagtaGAGCATGAATTATACTTGGGGGgagccagtgtatttatagtaaagTAGATAACCACTTTCATTAGAGTAATTCTATCTTTTCTTATAGATAAACGCTCTCCTTATCTTGGGAAATTTGTTGGGATCTACCTTTTAGATGAGATAGAGATAATAGGAGAGACTTAAGGAGGCAGTTACTTGTTAGGTCAAGTAGGGCTGGACCTCTATGTCATTGTTCGACCTGTACAAAGAAGTCGGGTTTATCGTGAAGTCCACTTTTATTGGTGGGTTTTTTGCGTTATTGGGCCTAACTTTTATCTGTTGgaccagggtatgaatagtgccccctGCTTGAGTCCGTTCCTTTTATAGGTCGGGCTCAAGCATTCCGTGGCCTCTGCTGTAGACGTTGGATTTCAACTTTATCGATACTACCTAAcgtgttttgaaattttgaacgTTGGTGGAGTTTTAATGACTGTCAAATAATGTGCGGCAGTTGTTTCTGAGAATTTGCGCACGTTTAAAGAGGATTAAAAGAGCCGTTTTTTGAGTCATTGCTCCTTAAAAGGGTCTTTTCggctcttcttttcctttttcacagttttttcaaagaatttctttattttttactcACAAAAAGCTTCTTTGTGTTCTTTCGATCCCCCATGTTTTCTCCAAGATTTCTTTTCTTGGTTCTTGAAGAATTTTGCTGCTTTTGGTGTGAGGATCATTTCCGTTAGTGTTGTTACAGGTGTGTTCTTCTTTTTTCGCAGTTTTCGTTGAGATTGGTTTCATTTTCCCCTTCACCATTTTCTCCTTTCTTGTTTGCTTAGAATTGCTCGCTATTGAGCTTGGTGCTTGATTGTGGAATGCTTTGAAAATGTTTTGGAGTAACATAAAGATTTTGCTTTTCGCACCTCTGTGATTATTAACCTGTTGACTGTACGTTGTATTGCCCTTAATGGTGCCGTTTTGATGTTGTATTGAAGAGGTGCCATTTGGTTGCTATGgagaaagatttaaaaaaaaatagctttCCCTTGATTTAGTTTAATTTACCCGACCTCTTTAGGATGATGTCCGATTTATTTAGTAGCggtcttctttattttttgtatttgtagGTGTAGTCTTTATGTTTCGCCGTGTTATTAAGAATATGTTGACCAAAATTTTCCCTAATCTTCGTGTTTGGGTTGATAATGTTGTTCTTTGTTGTGTCCCTATTACTGATAGTGAGTATTGTGAGGAATTCCGTAGGCACCATAACATATGTGAGAATAGGGAGGATGAGAGGAGCTACGTGTTAGAATCACCTGACCCAGAGGAGAGAGTGTGTTTCCCCCCTTTAGTGAATTCAGAGCGGCCATTCTTTTATGTCTATGGTTACTTTTTTACTAGGTTAGGCGTCCGACTTCCTTTGAAATCGAAGTTCTtaggtcttgtaaccttgcccctacccAACTACATCCGAATTCTTGGACTTTTATGAAAATGTACGAGCTCCTATGCTGGG includes:
- the LOC112711544 gene encoding uncharacterized protein is translated as MTKTTTEIVVAQDNTQQPPQQPPPQLPHFPNLFAFLPKFNLQLPFLNLPPPKPKNADTPNADAAGDGAKEENKSSNNTKPGFVRFPKSEVVALPHLEAEVEESTVKTSNPFLLWQVYALGALFISSWVWARWNERKAQGKSPNDGRAEGSHSDDSRRSSDDSNN